In the genome of Planctomycetota bacterium, one region contains:
- a CDS encoding MgtC/SapB family protein, translating to MAACGALIGWQREAHDKAAGLRTHMLLALGACLFTLVTLRVGSGDPLRVVQGMLVGTGFIAGGVIFRQGDLVRGLTTAVGLWVMGAIGTAVGVGEYFLALLGTLIAFLVMSLLQKVERRLVKHPEPPAEGGKQA from the coding sequence GTGGCGGCGTGCGGGGCGCTCATCGGCTGGCAACGAGAGGCCCACGACAAGGCCGCCGGACTCAGGACCCACATGCTCCTGGCCCTCGGCGCGTGCCTCTTCACGCTCGTCACCCTGCGCGTCGGGTCGGGCGACCCGCTGCGTGTCGTCCAGGGCATGCTCGTCGGGACGGGGTTCATTGCGGGCGGCGTCATCTTCCGCCAGGGCGACCTCGTGCGGGGCCTGACGACGGCGGTCGGCCTGTGGGTGATGGGCGCGATCGGGACGGCCGTGGGCGTCGGCGAGTATTTCCTCGCCCTCCTCGGGACCCTCATCGCGTTTCTCGTCATGAGCCTGCTTCAGAAAGTCGAACGCCGGCTCGTCAAGCATCCCGAACCGCCGGCCGAAGGGGGAAAACAAGCGTAA